The genomic window TATCCCAAATTCCACCAGCTGCAATGATTGGAATATCTCCCCATTCTTTAGCTTCTTCTATTACAGGACCAATAATATTTTCTAATTGAAACTCTTCTTGAATACATTGTTCATATGTAAAACCTTGATGCCCACCACTTAATGGACCTTCAACTATTATCGCATCAGGAAGTTTATTATATCTTTTCCATTTTTTACAAATTAATTTTAATGCTCTTGCACTTGAAACTATTGGGATTAAAGCAACATCTGGAAAATCTTTTGTAAATTCAGGCATATTTGTAGGAAGTCCAGCTCCTGTAATTATCATATTTGCACCTGCTTCACAAGCATCACGCACAACTCTTCCATAATCATTAATTGCATATAAAACATTACATGCAATTGGCGCATCACCACAAATTTTTCTTGCATTTGCAAAAATTTCAAAAAGCATATCTCTACTATAAAAATTTGCAACATCTTTTGGTTTATCTTTTTTTGTAACTATATGAATATTTTCGCTTTTATTTTTATAATAACCAGTCCCAACGGCAGAAATAACGCCTAATCCACCCTCTAAACTTACATTCCCTGCTAATTGATCCCAACTAATTCCTACACCCATTCCACCTTGAATAATTGGATGCCTTATATCATACTTTCCTATTCTCACAACTAGCCTTTCTATTTTATTACTATCTTAGCGAAATTTTTTTTACCTTTTTGTAAAATATATTCACCATTTTGTAAATTTAATTTATCATCATCTATTTTTTCTTGAT from Arcobacter venerupis includes these protein-coding regions:
- a CDS encoding nitronate monooxygenase yields the protein MRIGKYDIRHPIIQGGMGVGISWDQLAGNVSLEGGLGVISAVGTGYYKNKSENIHIVTKKDKPKDVANFYSRDMLFEIFANARKICGDAPIACNVLYAINDYGRVVRDACEAGANMIITGAGLPTNMPEFTKDFPDVALIPIVSSARALKLICKKWKRYNKLPDAIIVEGPLSGGHQGFTYEQCIQEEFQLENIIGPVIEEAKEWGDIPIIAAGGIWDKNDIDKFLAMGCSGVQMATRFIGTYECDADANFKNVLLNAKAEDIQLMKSPVGLPARGVMTNLQFSMENKTAPKVQCISNCVAPCNRGHEAKIVGYCIADRLGAAYKGDLDTGLFFSGSNGYRIEKIISVKELMEKLTQGE